A stretch of the Kroppenstedtia eburnea genome encodes the following:
- a CDS encoding inorganic phosphate transporter codes for MVAIGAGFVIAFFFAMNIGGSGAAASMGAAYGAGAVRSRRVALCICGAGVFPGAVWGGGEVVKTMGSGIIPASTLTVQIVIIILASACLSLFIANRIGIPLSTSEVTVGAVTGAGLALGKVYWLPLLQIVCFWILVPVTAYSLAWLTGRMIPAAESRWPILRRENRSRWLALLLVVTGFLEAFAAGMNNVANAVGPLVGAGLLSVSQGVLYGGFFVALGSLLLGGRVLETNGKGITDLSLLEGSLVSGTGALLVMGASFLGIPVPLTQATTSAILGVGTARNGFSLWQKSVIDRLVKVWAVSPVFSLAIAYGGVKGGVRGDFHAVIAVISVCLATWGMISLIRSVHKERSSLHEHGGGI; via the coding sequence ATGGTCGCGATCGGGGCCGGATTTGTCATCGCCTTCTTTTTTGCAATGAACATCGGGGGGAGCGGGGCGGCAGCTTCCATGGGGGCGGCATATGGCGCAGGTGCTGTCCGAAGTCGGAGGGTGGCCCTTTGCATCTGTGGAGCGGGGGTTTTTCCCGGGGCGGTTTGGGGAGGAGGGGAGGTGGTCAAAACCATGGGTTCCGGGATCATCCCGGCCTCAACCCTGACGGTTCAGATCGTGATCATCATCTTGGCCTCCGCCTGTCTGTCCCTCTTTATTGCCAACCGGATCGGAATTCCCCTCTCCACCAGTGAAGTGACTGTGGGAGCTGTGACCGGAGCGGGACTCGCCCTGGGCAAAGTGTATTGGCTTCCCCTGTTGCAGATCGTCTGCTTTTGGATATTGGTTCCTGTGACAGCGTACAGTCTCGCCTGGTTGACCGGTCGGATGATTCCGGCGGCGGAATCCCGCTGGCCCATTCTCCGCAGAGAGAACCGGTCGCGGTGGCTGGCTCTCCTCTTGGTTGTAACGGGATTTCTGGAGGCTTTTGCCGCCGGGATGAACAATGTCGCCAATGCGGTGGGTCCACTGGTGGGAGCGGGACTGCTGTCAGTGTCCCAGGGAGTTTTGTACGGCGGTTTTTTCGTCGCTCTCGGCTCGTTGCTTCTGGGTGGAAGGGTGTTGGAGACCAATGGCAAGGGGATTACCGATCTGTCCTTGCTGGAGGGGAGTCTGGTCTCCGGGACCGGGGCTTTACTGGTGATGGGTGCCTCGTTTTTGGGGATTCCCGTTCCTCTCACCCAAGCGACCACCTCTGCCATCCTGGGAGTGGGCACGGCCCGGAATGGGTTTTCCCTGTGGCAGAAAAGTGTGATTGACCGCTTGGTGAAAGTGTGGGCTGTGTCGCCGGTATTTTCCCTGGCGATCGCCTACGGGGGAGTGAAAGGAGGGGTGAGGGGGGATTTTCATGCTGTCATCGCCGTGATCAGTGTGTGTCTGGCCACATGGGGAATGATCAGTCTGATCCGGTCGGTCCACAAAGAGAGAAGCTCCCTTCATGAACATGGCGGAGGGATCTGA